A genomic segment from Peromyscus maniculatus bairdii isolate BWxNUB_F1_BW_parent chromosome 11, HU_Pman_BW_mat_3.1, whole genome shotgun sequence encodes:
- the Myoc gene encoding myocilin yields MPALQLLFLACLVWGMGARTAQLRKANDRSGRCQYTFTVASPVESSCPGEDQAMSAIQDLRRDSSIQHADLESTKARLSSLESLLHQMTLGQAAGTQEAQEGLQGQLGALRRERDQLKIQSQDLEVAYNNLLQDKSALEEEKRQLEQENEDLARRLEGSSQEVARLRRGQCPSTQRSSQDSLPGSREVSQWNVDTLAFQELKSELTEVPASQILKESPSGQPRNKEGNNGCGALVWVGEPVTLRTAETITGKYGVWMRDPKPAHPYTQATTWRIDTVGTGIRQVYEYSLISQFEQGYPSKVHVLPRPLESTGAVVYAGSLYFQGAESRTVLRYELNTDSVKAEKEIPGAGYHGQFPYAWGGYTDIDLAVDESGLWVIYSTEEAKGAIVLSKLNPENLEIERTWETNIRKQSVANAFVICGTLYTVSSYSSAHAMVNFAYDTGTGISKTLTIPFKNRYKYSSMIDYNPLERKLFAWDNFNMVTYDIKLSEM; encoded by the exons ATGCCAGCTCTCCAGCTGCTGTTTCTGGCCTGCCTGGTGTGGGGAATGGGAGCCAGAACGGCACAGTTACGGAAGGCCAATGATCGGAGTGGCCGATGCCAGTACACCTTCACTGTGGCTAGCCCCGTTGAATCCAGCTGCCCCGGGGAGGACCAAGCCATGTCAGCCATCCAAGACCTTCGGAGAGACAGCAGCATCCAACATGCAGACCTCGAGTCCACCAAAGCCCGCCTCAGCTCCCTGGAGAGTCTCCTTCACCAGATGACCTTGGGCCAGGCTGCTGGGACCCAGGAGGCCCAGGAGGGGCTGCAGGGCCAGCTAGGTGCCCTGAGGAGGGAACGGGACCAGCTGAAGATCCAAAGCCAGGATCTGGAGGTGGCCTATAATAATCTCCTACAAGACAAGTCAGCTCTAGAAGAAGAGAAGCGGCAGCTGGAACAAGAGAATGAAGACCTGGCCAGGAGGCTGGAAGGCAGCAGCCAGGAGGTAGCAAGGCTGAGGAGGGGCCAGTGTCCCTCAACCCAACGCTCCTCTCAGGATAGTCTGCCAGGCTCCAGGGAAG TCTCTCAGTGGAATGTGGACACGTTGGCCTTCCAGGAACTGAAGTCAGAGTTAACTgaggttcctgcttctcagataCTGAAAGAGAGTCCATCCGGCCAGCCCAGGAACAAAGAGGGAAACAACG GATGTGGAGCGCTAGTCTGGGTAGGAGAGCCAGTCACTCTGAGGACTGCTGAGACAATCACTGGCAAGTATGGAGTATGGATGAGAGACCCCAAGCCCGCCCACCCCTACACCCAGGCGACCACATGGAGGATTGACACTGTTGGCACAGGCATCCGCCAGGTGTATGAGTACAGTCTGATAAGCCAGTTCGAGCAGGGCTACCCTTCAAAGGTTCACGTGCTACCCCGGCCTCTGGAAAGCACAGGTGCTGTGGTGTATGCGGGGAGCCTCTATTTCCAGGGGGCCGAGTCCAGAACTGTGCTCAGGTACGAGCTGAACACTGACTCAGtgaaagctgagaaggaaattcCTGGGGCTGGCTACCATGGACAGTTCCCATATGCTTGGGGGGGCTACACGGACATCGACTTAGCTGTGGATGAGAGCGGCCTCTGGGTCATCTACAGCACAGAGGAAGCCAAAGGAGCCATAGTCCTCTCCAAATTGAACCCAGAGAATCTGGAAATCGAGCGTACCTGGGAGACCAACATCCGTAAGCAGTCCGTGGCCAATGCCTTTGTCATCTGTGGCACCTTGTACACGGTCAGCAGCTACTCCTCAGCCCACGCAATGGTCAACTTTGCCTATGACACTGGCACTGGAATCAGCAAGACCCTGACCATTCCATTCAAGAATCGCTACAAGTACAGCAGCATGATCGACTACAACCCCCTGGAGAGGAAGCTCTTTGCCTGGGACAACTTCAACATGGTCACCTATGATATCAAGCTCTCTGAGATGTGA